In Brevibacillus brevis, a genomic segment contains:
- a CDS encoding VCBS repeat-containing protein, with product MKKAWAYSAVLCAWLVSGCGLTDTPNELMRAPSADSDQQSINQAVMQFLPPGSQLTVPLHPLESSAVSLQDLDGDGSPEVTAFYKSEKTDYEIGVLILSKKQGSWNKLASFTGIGSELDYVQFVDMTGDHLPEILIGFGGGDDLNKELSIFSVSQGNLHELFKETYSVLAVGDLTGDNLPDLALVVHDHANLTSKAQVYGKSGDKLALLTQSDLDGSVNGYEQAIIGKASASQNGLFIEAGLGAHSAATDLLLWDNGQLRNPLAKVNGDMDVTFKPYPLYSEDINGDGIIEIGVSTQPPGTEDLPMVAIPWISSYFRWDGKSGLTHVEDHYQNHGNGIDFRIPKKWEGKYTVEIGPEPDSPKIHLLYFDEATRQKAELLTLQTVPQKSWSQLEENLKQKRIPYVLLKEAGKQVHVAIQPQGSPDLDSSARQEYKAMLLTQDEIRQLYHPLRTPL from the coding sequence CAGTCCATCAACCAGGCGGTCATGCAGTTTTTGCCGCCGGGCTCGCAGCTCACCGTCCCCTTGCATCCTCTGGAATCAAGCGCGGTATCGCTGCAGGATTTGGACGGGGACGGCTCCCCGGAGGTCACTGCTTTTTACAAGTCCGAAAAAACCGATTACGAGATCGGGGTCCTCATTCTTTCCAAAAAGCAAGGCAGCTGGAACAAGCTCGCCTCTTTTACCGGCATCGGCAGCGAGCTCGACTACGTTCAGTTCGTCGACATGACCGGCGACCATCTGCCGGAGATCCTGATCGGCTTCGGCGGCGGCGACGATCTGAACAAAGAGCTTTCCATCTTTTCCGTCTCCCAGGGAAACTTGCATGAGCTGTTCAAGGAGACCTACTCGGTCTTGGCCGTCGGTGATCTGACGGGAGACAATCTTCCCGATCTGGCCCTGGTCGTGCACGATCACGCCAACCTGACATCCAAGGCACAGGTTTACGGCAAGTCCGGCGACAAGCTCGCCCTGCTGACCCAGTCGGATCTGGACGGTTCCGTCAACGGCTATGAGCAAGCGATTATCGGCAAAGCGTCCGCAAGCCAAAACGGCCTGTTCATCGAAGCCGGGCTGGGCGCCCATTCCGCTGCCACCGACCTGCTCCTGTGGGACAACGGGCAATTGCGAAATCCGCTGGCAAAGGTGAACGGTGACATGGACGTGACGTTCAAGCCCTATCCGCTTTACAGCGAAGACATCAACGGAGACGGCATCATCGAGATCGGCGTCAGCACCCAGCCTCCGGGCACAGAGGATTTGCCTATGGTCGCCATCCCCTGGATTTCCTCCTACTTTCGCTGGGACGGGAAAAGCGGCCTGACGCATGTAGAGGATCATTATCAGAACCACGGCAACGGCATCGACTTTCGCATCCCGAAAAAGTGGGAGGGGAAGTATACCGTGGAAATCGGCCCGGAACCGGATTCTCCGAAAATCCACCTGCTTTATTTCGACGAGGCTACCCGGCAAAAAGCGGAACTGCTCACCTTGCAGACCGTCCCGCAAAAGTCCTGGAGCCAGCTGGAGGAGAATCTCAAGCAAAAGCGCATCCCCTATGTATTGCTGAAGGAAGCGGGAAAACAGGTGCACGTGGCGATTCAGCCGCAGGGCTCGCCCGATCTGGACTCATCCGCCCGGCAGGAATACAAGGCGATGCTCCTGACGCAAGACGAGATCCGCCAGCTCTATCACCCGCTGCGAACGCCGCTTTGA